The Punica granatum isolate Tunisia-2019 chromosome 4, ASM765513v2, whole genome shotgun sequence genome has a window encoding:
- the LOC116202442 gene encoding uncharacterized protein At3g49140-like isoform X1 yields the protein MMIESAMALRFPAGSSFCSSSAFPCYRSLLSSDEHAGVHVSSRRISHSSCFDMPCYHRVNGGGGGSSISRRKNLARNKVRATAEHLGSASDPIKYNGRAGYHPFEDVAELASGGAGDARLTTAETVRTVVEVNSKATLLFSGVVGDEVHENILWPDLPYATDEHGNIYFQVNNDEDIMRALASDTHMVHVIIGLDTMEMMNDIEISGPAEIDFGIEEIGEEDSDFEEDGEDDDAEDDDYEEDWVSVLEDEDDLDESDGNLGDWAKLDTMHYSHPMYFAKKLAEVASDDPIDCMERPPVGIVIHGLLRPALIEEKSVIQKLLSGHNSSADVNNVEVIVDSKLEDSGTSGQSQAPVSFGDGSMGVEELEKDENLKKDTSFYKLEMIKIQLLSVHGHPNIIEVEDYRRARPDSIAPSAAKIMSRLKAGGEKTGQALKSLCWRSKGIQVEEAMITGIDALGFDMRVCSGTQLQTLRFAFETRATSEYSAERQLNDLLFPRIQHKTQKKRQTRQNEW from the exons ATGATGATCGAGTCCGCCATGGCCCTTCGGTTCCCCGCCGGCTCGAGCTTCTGCTCCTCTTCCGCCTTCCCCT GTTACCGTTCACTTCTGAGCTCGGACGAGCACGCCGGAGTCCACGTCAGCTCCCGTCGGATTTCACACTCCAGCTGCTTTGACATGCCGTG TTATCATAGAGTAAatggcggcggcggcggcagTTCTATTTCGAGGAGGAAGAACCTCGCGAGGAACAAAGTAAGAGCTACTGCGGAGCATTTAGGTTCAGCATCTGATCCGATTAAGTACAATGGGAGGGCGGGGTACCATCCGTTTGAGGACGTTGCCGAATTAGCATCAGGTGGTGCTGGAGATGCTAGGCTTACAACCGCAGAAACTGTGCGGACCGTTGTCGAG GTGAACAGTAAAGCTACACTGCTGTTCTCTGGTGTGGTTGGTGATGAAGTCCACGAAAATATTCTTTGGCCCGATTTGCCTTATGCAACTGATGAGCATGGGA ATATATATTTCCAGGTGAACAATGACGAGGATATTATGCGAGCATTAGCATCAGACACGCATATGGTG CATGTAATTATAGGCTTGGACACCATGGAAATGATGAATGACATCGAAATATCAGGTCCTGCAGAAATTGATTTCGGAATCGAAGAAATCGGGGAGGAAGATAGTGATTTTGAAGAAGATGGTGAGGATGACGATGCTGAAGATGATGACTACGAAGAg GATTGGGTGTCTGTtcttgaagatgaagatgatcttGATGAATCTGATGGGAATCTTGGAGACTGGGCAAAGTTGGATACTATGCATTATTCTCATCCTATGTACTTTGCAAAGAAGTTGGCTGAG GTTGCCTCGGATGACCCTATCGATTGTATGGAACGACCTCCAGTTGGTATTGTCATTCATGGCCTTTTAAGACCAGCACTCATTGAAGAGAAGTCAGTCATTCAGAAGCTTTTATCTGGCCATAATTCCAGTGCTGATGTAAATAATGTCGAAGTTATTGTAGACAGCAAATTAGAAGATTCTGGTACGAGTGGCCAGAGTCAAGCACCAGTATCATTTGGAGATGGCTCAATGGGGGTAGAGGAATTGGAAAAGGATGAAAACCTGAAGAAGGACACGTCATTTTACAAGCTGGAGATGATTAAAATCCAGCTGCTTTCGGTACACGGACATCCA AATATTATTGAAGTAGAGGATTACAGGAGAGCGAGGCCTGATTCCATTGCTCCCTCCGCTGCTAAAATCATGTCTCGCTTAAAAGCTGGCGGAGAGAAGACTGGACAAGCCCTCAAATCCTTGTGTTGGAGATCTAAGGGCATTCAAGTGGAG GAGGCTATGATTACTGGCATCGATGCCCTGGGCTTTGACATGAGGGTTTGTTCAGGAACACAGCTTCAAACGTTACGCTTTGCATTTGAGACCAGG GCCACTTCAGAATATAGTGCTGAGAGGCAACTCAACGATCTTTTATTTCCGAGGATCCAACACAAGACACAAAAAAAGAGGCAGACCCGTCAAAATGAATGGTAA
- the LOC116202442 gene encoding uncharacterized protein At3g49140-like isoform X2, which yields MMIESAMALRFPAGSSFCSSSAFPCYRSLLSSDEHAGVHVSSRRISHSSCFDMPCYHRVNGGGGGSSISRRKNLARNKVRATAEHLGSASDPIKYNGRAGYHPFEDVAELASGGAGDARLTTAETVRTVVEVNSKATLLFSGVVGDEVHENILWPDLPYATDEHGNIYFQVNNDEDIMRALASDTHMVHVIIGLDTMEMMNDIEISGPAEIDFGIEEIGEEDSDFEEDGEDDDAEDDDYEEDWVSVLEDEDDLDESDGNLGDWAKLDTMHYSHPMYFAKKLAEVASDDPIDCMERPPVGIVIHGLLRPALIEEKSVIQKLLSGHNSSADVNNVEVIVDSKLEDSGTSGQSQAPVSFGDGSMGVEELEKDENLKKDTSFYKLEMIKIQLLSVHGHPNIIEVEDYRRARPDSIAPSAAKIMSRLKAGGEKTGQALKSLCWRSKGIQVEATSEYSAERQLNDLLFPRIQHKTQKKRQTRQNEW from the exons ATGATGATCGAGTCCGCCATGGCCCTTCGGTTCCCCGCCGGCTCGAGCTTCTGCTCCTCTTCCGCCTTCCCCT GTTACCGTTCACTTCTGAGCTCGGACGAGCACGCCGGAGTCCACGTCAGCTCCCGTCGGATTTCACACTCCAGCTGCTTTGACATGCCGTG TTATCATAGAGTAAatggcggcggcggcggcagTTCTATTTCGAGGAGGAAGAACCTCGCGAGGAACAAAGTAAGAGCTACTGCGGAGCATTTAGGTTCAGCATCTGATCCGATTAAGTACAATGGGAGGGCGGGGTACCATCCGTTTGAGGACGTTGCCGAATTAGCATCAGGTGGTGCTGGAGATGCTAGGCTTACAACCGCAGAAACTGTGCGGACCGTTGTCGAG GTGAACAGTAAAGCTACACTGCTGTTCTCTGGTGTGGTTGGTGATGAAGTCCACGAAAATATTCTTTGGCCCGATTTGCCTTATGCAACTGATGAGCATGGGA ATATATATTTCCAGGTGAACAATGACGAGGATATTATGCGAGCATTAGCATCAGACACGCATATGGTG CATGTAATTATAGGCTTGGACACCATGGAAATGATGAATGACATCGAAATATCAGGTCCTGCAGAAATTGATTTCGGAATCGAAGAAATCGGGGAGGAAGATAGTGATTTTGAAGAAGATGGTGAGGATGACGATGCTGAAGATGATGACTACGAAGAg GATTGGGTGTCTGTtcttgaagatgaagatgatcttGATGAATCTGATGGGAATCTTGGAGACTGGGCAAAGTTGGATACTATGCATTATTCTCATCCTATGTACTTTGCAAAGAAGTTGGCTGAG GTTGCCTCGGATGACCCTATCGATTGTATGGAACGACCTCCAGTTGGTATTGTCATTCATGGCCTTTTAAGACCAGCACTCATTGAAGAGAAGTCAGTCATTCAGAAGCTTTTATCTGGCCATAATTCCAGTGCTGATGTAAATAATGTCGAAGTTATTGTAGACAGCAAATTAGAAGATTCTGGTACGAGTGGCCAGAGTCAAGCACCAGTATCATTTGGAGATGGCTCAATGGGGGTAGAGGAATTGGAAAAGGATGAAAACCTGAAGAAGGACACGTCATTTTACAAGCTGGAGATGATTAAAATCCAGCTGCTTTCGGTACACGGACATCCA AATATTATTGAAGTAGAGGATTACAGGAGAGCGAGGCCTGATTCCATTGCTCCCTCCGCTGCTAAAATCATGTCTCGCTTAAAAGCTGGCGGAGAGAAGACTGGACAAGCCCTCAAATCCTTGTGTTGGAGATCTAAGGGCATTCAAGTGGAG GCCACTTCAGAATATAGTGCTGAGAGGCAACTCAACGATCTTTTATTTCCGAGGATCCAACACAAGACACAAAAAAAGAGGCAGACCCGTCAAAATGAATGGTAA
- the LOC116204408 gene encoding DNA-directed primase/polymerase protein, whose protein sequence is MRTTFSRSKTKNPVARSLRFELSQVSHGANIRSDCEILILSSCKCSDKSPAAKIIPVLEAKDLHRSAMDDVDRLFECFKCGISPPQSAMRERKRFKGGSKQESPLNGITSCSTPGSAEQRHRDARDLQHSTERIGSMSIKAKKSAQGIQFSPVVFYGSPNGVPPKRPSSLLRLLQEIHVDLSEQQKLEQRDEIWATFPRQDEAIKFANCHPQVHIFCYQDHFNGQRRFLVCSYKVFWKRYASMDPVLRHHYEVIQEGVPCHLYFDLEYSKKENPEKKGDEMVELLISVVLKVLNDKYSIQGNQEWVIELDSSTEEKFSRHLVIRIPKLAFKDNSHVGAFVTEVCSWISTAKEYDQIYEKLYIKKDSSPSVSTTPIFVDTAVYSRNRCFRLALSSKAGKSAFLLPTKRFKCTGMSEENTFMASLICNMDSDCEKLLVCKAELDCAKTLRFDTEINGNFRNQYRLSQEFDLNVSTSNASVAYLMGKSPFSALDKFIESVASIGTVSGQVRSWYWFSEHGLMVYSMSRNRFCERIGREHKSNHIIYVVDLYTAAYYQKCHDPDCRGYRSPLRPVPEDAIPDLSVFFDSRHISNPANSTEDSLPCNESTIESSPLDSWWLEAVRVANDIETQHQIFELGKKESSNEDDNADRWTALESTAG, encoded by the exons ATGAGAACT ACATTTTCCCGCAGCAAAACCAAAAATCCAGTTGCGCGTTCGCTACGCTTCGAGCTCTCTCAAGTCTCTCACGGTGCCAATATCCGTTCCGATTGCGAAATCCTGATATTATCTAGCTGCAAATGCTCTGATAAATCGCCAGCAGCCAAGATTATTCCCGTTTTGGAAGCAAAAGATCTTCATCGGTCAGCAATGGACGACGTCGATAGGTTATTTGAGTGCTTCAAGTGCGGCATCTCTCCTCCTC AATCAGCCATGAGAGAAAGGAAGAGATTCAAAGGGGGATCAAAGCAGGAGAGTCCCTTGAATGGGATTACTTCTTGTTCAACTCCCGGATCAGCCGAACAAAGGCATAGAGATGCGAGAGATCTACAACATTCTACAGAGAGA ATTGGCTCGATGTCAATAAAGGCAAAGAAGTCTGCGCAAGGGATACAATTCTCCCCAGTTGTGTTTTATGGGTCTCCAAATGGCGTGCCTCCTAAAAGACCCTCTAGTTTGCTGCGGTTGTTACAAGAGATACATGTTGATCTTTCTGAGCAACAGAAATTGGAGCAAAG GGATGAGATATGGGCAACATTTCCGAGACAGGATGAAGCTATCAAGTTTGCTAATTGCCATCCACAGGTTCACATTTTCTGTTACCAAGACCATTTCAATGGACAAAGAAGGTTCCTGGTTTGCTCCTACAAGGTGTTCTGGAAAAG GTATGCTAGTATGGATCCAGTGTTACGTCACCATTATGAAGTTATTCAAGAG GGAGTGCCTTGTCATTTGTACTTTGATTTGGAGTACAGTAAGAAAGAGAATCCTGAGAAAAAGGGGGATGAGATGGTAGAGCTTTTGATATCAGTTGTTTTAAAGGTGTTAAATGACAAGTACTCTATCCAAGGAAATCAGGAATGGGTCATAGAGCTTGATTCCTCGACTGAAG AAAAGTTTTCCCGCCATCTTGTCATACGCATTCCGAAGTTGGCTTTTAAGGACAACTCTCATGTTGGCGCTTTTGTTACAGAG GTATGCTCTTGGATTTCAACTGCGAAGGAGTATGATCAGATATATGAAAAACTATACATCAAAAAAGATTCAAGCCCCTCGGTATCCACAACCCCTATATTTGTGGACACTGCTGTCTACTCTAGAAACCGTTGCTTTCGGTTGGCTTTATCATCAAAAGCAGGGAAGTCTGCTTTCCTTCTCCCTACGAAGCGTTTTAAATGTACGGGCATG AGTGAAGAAAATACGTTCATGGCCTCCCTAATCTGCAACATGGACTCTGATTGCGAGAAGCTCTTGGTTTGCAAGGCGGAGCTGGATTGTGCAAAGACGCTCAGATTTGATACAGAG ATCAATGGCAATTTCAGAAATCAGTATCGTTTATCACAAGAATTTGATTTGAATGTCTCCACTAGCAATGCATCAGTAGCCTATTTGATGGGAAAGTCCCCATTCTCAGCATTGGACAAATTCATAGAATCTGTGGCCTCCATTGGAACAGTATCAG GCCAAGTACGAAGCTGGTACTGGTTCTCAGAGCATGGGCTCATGGTCTATAGTATGTCCAGAAATAGATTCTGTGAGCGAATAGGCAGAGAGCATAAGAGCAATCACA TCATTTATGTTGTTGACCTGTACACGGCTGCATATTATCAGAAATGTCATGATCCTGATTGCAGAG GTTACCGGTCTCCCCTAAGACCAGTCCCAGAAGATGCCATTCCCGATCTTTCAGTTTTCTTTGATTCACGGCATATTAGCAACCCTGCCAATTCGACTGAAGATTCGCTTCCCTGTAATGAAAGTACCATCGAGAGCTCTCCTCTAGATTCTTGGTGGCTGGAAGCAGTAAGAGTTGCCAATGATATCGAAACGCAACACCAGATCTTCGAACTTGGAAAGAAG gaaagcagtaacgagGATGACAATGCAGATCGGTGGACAGCCTTAGAAAGTACCGCAGGCTAG